In one window of Mus pahari chromosome 3, PAHARI_EIJ_v1.1, whole genome shotgun sequence DNA:
- the Katnbl1 gene encoding KATNB1-like protein 1 has product MAFDTHHVKKRNFSNCIDLPRKRISNFTSKNMKEVKRSPKQLAAYISRTVGQVVKSPDKLRKVLCHRKLVRHSFPNPCYRTKQSPKSGGCDMANKENELACAGHLPENLRHDSRTFVINTSDSGSSQTENPSSKYSGFFSEVSQDHETMAQVLFSRNLRLNVALTFWRKRSISELVAYLVRIEDLGVVVDCLPVLTNSLQEEKQYISLGCCVDLLPLVKSLLQSRFEEYVIVGLNWLQAVIKRWWSELSSTSEIISDGNIKILKQQLSGLWKQENHLTLVPGYTGNIAKDVDAYLLQLH; this is encoded by the exons ATGGCATTTGATACTCACCATGTTAAAAAACGGAACTTCTCTAACTGTATTGATCTTCCTAGAAAGAGGATCTCTAATTTCACCAGTAAGAACATGAAGGAG GTTAAGAGATCTCCAAAACAGTTGGCTGCTTACATAAGTAG AACTGTTGGACAGGTAGTGAAAAGCCCAGATAAACTGCGCAAGGTGCTCTGCCACAGAAAGTTAGTTCGGCATTCCTTCCCAAATCCTTGTTATAGAACTAAGCAGTCCCCAAAAAGTGGGGGCTGTGACatggcaaataaagaaaatgaactggCTTGTGCAGGCCATTTACCCGAAAATTTACGCCACGACAGTCGGACATTTGTCATTAATACCAGTGATTCTGGGTCTTCACAGACAGAAAACCCATCATCAAAATATAGTGGTTTCTTTTCTGAG GTTTCTCAGGACCATGAGACAATGGCCCAGGTTCTATTCAGCAGGAATTTGAGATTGAATGTAGCTTTGACTTTCTGGAGAAAGAGAAGTATAAGTGAACTTGTAGCTTATTTAGTGAG GATAGAAGACCTCGGAGTTGTGGTAGATTGCCTTCCTGTTCTAACCAATAG TTTAcaggaagaaaagcaatataTCTCACTTGGCTGCTGTGTAGACTTACTTCCTCTGGTAAAGTCTTTACTTCAAAGCAGATTTGAAGA ATATGTAATTGTTGGCTTAAACTGGCTTCAAGCAGTAATAAAAAGGTGGTGGTCAGAACTCTCATCTACATCAGAAATTATAAGTGATGG aAATATTAAGATTTTAAAGCAACAGTTGAGTGGATTATGGAAACAGGAAAACCATCTTACTTTGGTTCCAGGATATACTGGTAATATAGCTAAG gaTGTAGATGCTTATTTATTACAGCTGCATTGA